CGTTATCGCAAAGTAGGCAAGAGTGGTTTGAGGGTAAGCGAGATCGGTTTGGGAAGTTGGCTTACCTATGGTGGTTATGTCGATGATTCTATGGCGAAGGATTGTATCATCAAGGCCTATGACCTGGGGATCAACTTCTTCGACACCGCCAACGTCTACCATCGCGGTGCTGCCGAAGAGGTCCTGGGAAGAGTACTGAAGGATTTTCCCAGGGATTCCTATGTCCTAGCCACCAAGGTGTATTTCCCCATGGGCGATGGGCCAAACGATCGCGGGTTGTCCCGTAAGCACATCATGGAACAATGCCATGCCTCCTTGAAAAGGCTACAGACCGACTACATTGACCTATATCAATGCCACCGTTTCGATCCCAATGTACCCATGGAAGAGACCTTACGGGCCCTAGATGACCTGGTAACCCAGGGAAAAGTCCTTTACGTGGGTGTCAGTGAATGGAATGCGTCCCAGATCACAGAAGCACTCTATCTTGC
The genomic region above belongs to Bacillota bacterium and contains:
- a CDS encoding aldo/keto reductase, which codes for MRYRKVGKSGLRVSEIGLGSWLTYGGYVDDSMAKDCIIKAYDLGINFFDTANVYHRGAAEEVLGRVLKDFPRDSYVLATKVYFPMGDGPNDRGLSRKHIMEQCHASLKRLQTDYIDLYQCHRFDPNVPMEETLRALDDLVTQGKVLYVGVSEWNASQITEALYLAEKFNLDPIISNQPCYNMLQRKIEAELLPLCTKKGIGQVVYSPLAQGVLTGKYKKGQPIPPQSRASEEGAKQYIEWLLTDENLEKVEKLEALAQEQGLTLIQLALAWILRLPIISSAIVGARTPEQVEQNVKASGVELSAEVLDEIERILA